A single region of the Euzebya rosea genome encodes:
- a CDS encoding SDR family NAD(P)-dependent oxidoreductase — protein sequence MSYDFTGKIAVVTGASSGLGEATAIRLAGLGMTVVAVARREDRLEALAAAHAGIVPRAADVADTASVDALVTWVADEYGACHVLVNNAGVGGGALRSRDDLDDALRTIDINLQGVIRCMLAFADLLEGSAPARVVNIASVAGKVGIGPAAYAASKFGVVGLSESLSYAWASRGISVCSLNPGFIETEGFPQTQVKRSPIGRFVGQPEMVAEAVEEVIRSGKSEKTVPRWYAPLVTLRHVAPPVFRAVAGRMDRAGGSRD from the coding sequence ATGAGCTACGACTTCACCGGCAAGATCGCCGTCGTCACCGGCGCCTCCTCCGGCCTGGGCGAGGCAACCGCCATCCGCCTCGCGGGCCTCGGCATGACCGTCGTCGCGGTCGCCCGTCGAGAGGATCGCCTCGAGGCCCTCGCGGCCGCGCACGCCGGGATCGTCCCCCGGGCCGCAGACGTGGCCGACACCGCCTCCGTCGACGCCCTCGTCACGTGGGTCGCCGATGAGTACGGCGCCTGCCACGTCCTGGTCAACAACGCCGGCGTCGGCGGTGGGGCGCTGCGGTCCCGCGACGACCTCGACGACGCCCTGCGCACCATCGACATCAACCTGCAGGGGGTCATCCGCTGCATGCTGGCCTTCGCCGACCTGCTGGAGGGCAGCGCGCCGGCCCGCGTGGTCAACATCGCCTCGGTGGCCGGCAAGGTCGGCATCGGCCCGGCGGCCTACGCGGCCAGCAAGTTCGGTGTCGTCGGCCTCAGCGAGTCGTTGTCCTACGCCTGGGCGTCGCGCGGCATCTCGGTCTGCTCGCTGAACCCGGGCTTCATCGAGACCGAGGGCTTCCCGCAGACCCAGGTCAAGCGCAGCCCCATCGGCCGCTTTGTGGGCCAACCCGAGATGGTCGCCGAGGCCGTGGAGGAGGTCATCCGCTCGGGCAAGAGCGAGAAGACCGTGCCCCGCTGGTACGCCCCGCTCGTGACGCTGCGCCACGTCGCCCCGCCGGTGTTCCGTGCGGTCGCCGGTCGCATGGACCGGGCGGGCGGCTCCCGGGACTGA
- a CDS encoding NAD-dependent epimerase/dehydratase family protein — protein MKVFVAGATGGVGRLATTRLVAAGHDVTGIARSDRSAAVLEGLGATPARIDLFDADAVTSAVAGHDVVMNLATRIPTDASAATKKGWAENERLRRDGSRILVDAALSSGAGRYVQESICFAHADHGDAWIIEDAPLEPLSLNAAMVDAEASTARFTAGGGVGVVLRFGQFVQPESPMTQALLDGAAKGRAPLVGRPGAYQTMVDVGDAATGVVAALDAPAGTYNVCEDRPATRAAHLAALEAVVGRRVRMVPRAAALLPVMAFVARSQRVSNARFVEATGWRPMVPAVVDAWPAVARALATA, from the coding sequence ATGAAGGTGTTCGTCGCAGGAGCTACCGGAGGGGTGGGCCGCCTGGCCACCACGAGGCTGGTTGCGGCCGGTCACGACGTGACGGGCATCGCCCGCAGCGATCGCAGCGCAGCGGTGCTCGAGGGCCTCGGCGCCACCCCCGCACGGATCGACCTGTTCGACGCCGACGCGGTCACCTCGGCCGTCGCCGGCCACGACGTGGTGATGAACCTCGCCACCCGCATCCCAACCGACGCCTCGGCCGCCACGAAGAAGGGCTGGGCCGAGAACGAACGGCTGCGTCGGGACGGTTCGCGCATCCTCGTCGACGCGGCGCTGTCCAGCGGAGCCGGCCGCTACGTGCAGGAGTCGATCTGCTTCGCCCACGCCGACCACGGCGATGCGTGGATCATCGAGGACGCCCCCCTCGAACCGCTGTCGCTCAACGCCGCCATGGTCGATGCCGAAGCCAGCACGGCACGGTTCACCGCCGGGGGAGGGGTGGGCGTCGTCCTTCGGTTCGGCCAGTTCGTCCAGCCCGAGTCGCCGATGACGCAGGCGTTGCTGGACGGCGCCGCGAAGGGACGGGCGCCCCTGGTCGGTCGACCCGGCGCCTACCAGACCATGGTCGACGTGGGCGACGCGGCGACGGGCGTCGTGGCCGCCCTCGACGCGCCAGCCGGCACCTACAACGTCTGCGAGGACCGTCCGGCCACCCGTGCGGCACACCTCGCGGCGCTCGAGGCCGTCGTCGGTCGCCGGGTCCGGATGGTGCCCAGGGCAGCGGCGCTGCTGCCGGTCATGGCGTTCGTGGCGCGGTCCCAGCGGGTGTCCAACGCGCGTTTCGTCGAGGCGACGGGATGGCGGCCGATGGTCCCCGCGGTCGTGGATGCCTGGCCGGCGGTCGCCCGCGCCCTCGCCACCGCCTGA